In Aquimarina spinulae, a single window of DNA contains:
- a CDS encoding SusC/RagA family TonB-linked outer membrane protein produces the protein MKLTLLLTFISLFKIQAESYSQNTRITINLESVKVIEVLETIESLSEFKFLANENVIDQNRLVSINMKNKKIYKILNQLFNNQGVTYKVVDRQIILVKNKLNNKTVKKLIPEPVRKTKQEKEINGTVKDQLGVPLTGVNIIISGTTRGVQTDFDGRYTIKASIGDVLDFSFIGMKTVSIAVGDSSTIDVVMEDDTASLEEVVVTALGIKREAKKLGYSIQTVDGEELTKVRNVNVVNNLAGRVTGVQVNQNGTGIGGSASVTVRGVTSLVPGQNSALIVVDGVVLDGGSLGEGSFSGGLDYGNALSDINSDDVESINILKGGNATALYGYRGSAGVIVITTKKGKAGRIKVDLSSSVTFDNVLVAPKLQNSYGQGRFDAATGQLVYDITRAGSWGPALDGSQQTRFDGVGTAPYSGNPGDFKDFYGTGLTMINSVGLSGGSDIIDYRLSYSNLFNKPILSGSDYKRQSLSLNTNTNVTDKLKVQAKIAYVKNTAINRADITDGQANTVRSLILKSRNISNADLEANYINPDGTPNNFGGSSFTMNPYYAINTKLNEDTKNRYTGLISATYKLIDNLSATARYSQDQSNYAASIFKGRGVFDNAPSGQLVEITQQTTTSNYDFLLSYNGYLTEKISVNSTVGYSGFENKAKSTTVQASDLLDPSLFSVNNFGTKGASTRISNLKSQSLFGSVQFGFNDFAFVEVTGRNDWSSTLPVDSFSFFYPSVGTSFLLHDIFGIDSDKVNLIKLRASWAKTGNATLPYRLAPVYNVSSAPYDGLTLFYFGDPNLTQGQAEEGAAPGTVIPNKDLKAELSSEYELGMDVKLFNNRLGLDVTYYNKETKNQILSISLPSTTGAQSKIINAGLVSNKGVEIALTATPIKSTNFEWNTAFNFSKNENRIEKLVEELPTAIIARQFNDVIQLTATEGNVYGDLVGPSFSRDDQGRVIYDSDGLPVVGENKIIGNVTPDFLLGINNSFSYKNIELGFLIDIKSGGDVFSFTDFVASTNGNDIRTLEGREFYTGGNGIMVPSDAVVDGTLSPSVASRGVDPATYYQRLGNISENWISDGSYVKLRQVSLTYNFPSSILDRFSIANLSISYIGRNLAILHKNTQNFDPEVGFNTSIQGIEIYDFPSTSSHGVKLNLSF, from the coding sequence ATGAAACTAACACTGTTATTAACATTCATTTCTCTCTTTAAAATTCAAGCTGAATCATATTCTCAAAATACTAGGATTACCATTAATTTAGAATCTGTAAAAGTTATAGAAGTATTAGAGACTATAGAGTCGTTATCTGAGTTTAAATTTTTGGCAAATGAAAATGTAATAGATCAAAACCGTTTGGTTTCGATTAACATGAAAAATAAAAAAATCTATAAGATATTAAATCAACTGTTTAATAATCAAGGGGTAACATATAAAGTTGTAGATCGGCAAATTATTTTAGTCAAAAATAAACTAAACAATAAGACTGTTAAAAAGTTAATCCCAGAACCGGTTAGAAAGACAAAACAGGAAAAAGAAATCAATGGTACTGTAAAAGATCAACTAGGAGTTCCATTAACAGGTGTAAATATAATCATATCAGGAACGACTAGAGGAGTGCAAACAGATTTTGATGGAAGATATACTATAAAAGCTTCAATAGGAGATGTATTAGATTTTTCATTTATAGGAATGAAAACAGTTTCAATTGCAGTAGGAGATTCATCAACTATTGATGTCGTTATGGAAGATGACACTGCAAGTTTAGAAGAAGTAGTAGTGACTGCCTTAGGAATTAAAAGGGAGGCCAAAAAATTAGGATACTCAATACAAACGGTAGACGGCGAAGAATTAACAAAAGTTAGAAATGTTAATGTAGTTAATAATCTTGCAGGTAGAGTAACTGGTGTTCAGGTTAATCAAAACGGGACCGGTATAGGAGGATCTGCGTCGGTTACCGTTAGAGGTGTTACTTCACTAGTGCCAGGACAAAACTCGGCGTTGATTGTTGTAGATGGTGTTGTTTTGGATGGAGGTAGTTTAGGAGAAGGAAGTTTTTCTGGAGGCCTGGATTATGGAAATGCATTATCCGATATAAATTCTGATGATGTTGAAAGTATTAACATTTTAAAAGGAGGGAATGCCACTGCACTTTATGGTTACAGAGGTTCTGCAGGGGTTATTGTAATTACGACAAAGAAAGGTAAAGCAGGCAGAATTAAAGTTGATCTGTCTTCTTCAGTGACTTTTGATAATGTATTAGTTGCCCCTAAACTACAGAATAGTTATGGGCAAGGTCGTTTTGATGCTGCTACAGGACAGTTGGTTTATGATATTACCAGAGCCGGTAGTTGGGGACCAGCATTAGACGGTAGTCAGCAAACACGATTTGACGGTGTAGGTACAGCTCCTTACAGTGGTAATCCCGGTGATTTTAAAGATTTTTATGGAACAGGTTTAACTATGATAAATTCTGTAGGCTTATCTGGGGGATCTGATATTATAGATTATAGATTGTCTTATTCTAATTTATTTAATAAGCCAATTTTATCAGGTAGTGATTATAAACGTCAATCTTTGTCGTTAAATACAAATACCAATGTGACAGATAAATTAAAAGTACAAGCCAAAATTGCATATGTAAAAAACACAGCAATTAATAGAGCCGATATAACAGATGGACAGGCAAATACAGTTCGAAGTTTGATTTTAAAATCTAGAAACATTTCTAATGCAGATTTAGAAGCCAATTATATTAACCCCGATGGTACGCCAAATAATTTTGGAGGATCTTCATTTACAATGAACCCTTACTATGCAATTAATACTAAGCTGAATGAAGATACCAAAAACAGGTATACAGGATTAATAAGTGCAACATATAAACTTATAGATAATTTATCTGCTACTGCTAGATATTCTCAGGATCAAAGTAATTATGCCGCTTCTATATTCAAAGGTCGAGGAGTTTTTGATAATGCACCTTCAGGGCAATTAGTAGAAATCACACAGCAAACTACCACATCAAATTATGATTTCTTATTATCATATAATGGATATTTAACAGAAAAAATATCTGTAAACTCAACTGTAGGATATAGTGGTTTTGAGAACAAAGCAAAATCTACAACTGTGCAAGCATCGGATTTATTAGATCCTTCACTTTTTTCAGTAAATAATTTTGGAACTAAAGGAGCTAGTACAAGAATAAGTAACCTTAAATCTCAATCTTTATTTGGTTCGGTACAATTTGGATTTAATGATTTTGCATTTGTTGAAGTAACGGGGAGAAATGATTGGAGTTCTACATTACCAGTAGATAGTTTTTCATTTTTTTATCCTTCTGTAGGAACAAGTTTTCTATTGCATGATATTTTTGGTATAGATAGCGATAAGGTTAATCTTATAAAACTTAGAGCAAGTTGGGCAAAAACAGGAAATGCAACACTGCCTTACAGATTGGCTCCAGTATATAATGTATCTTCTGCTCCGTATGATGGGCTTACATTATTTTATTTTGGTGACCCTAATTTAACACAGGGACAAGCAGAAGAAGGAGCAGCTCCGGGAACTGTAATACCTAATAAAGATCTAAAAGCCGAATTGTCATCAGAATATGAGTTGGGTATGGATGTTAAGCTATTCAATAATCGATTAGGATTAGATGTTACATACTATAATAAGGAGACAAAAAACCAAATATTATCAATCTCTTTACCCTCTACCACAGGAGCGCAAAGCAAAATAATTAATGCAGGTTTGGTTTCTAATAAAGGAGTAGAGATCGCTTTAACAGCAACTCCTATAAAATCAACAAATTTCGAATGGAATACAGCTTTTAATTTTAGTAAGAATGAAAATAGAATAGAAAAGCTTGTAGAAGAACTACCCACTGCTATTATAGCAAGACAATTTAATGATGTTATACAATTAACTGCCACCGAAGGGAATGTGTATGGAGATTTGGTTGGACCATCATTTTCTCGGGATGATCAGGGACGTGTGATTTATGATAGTGATGGTTTACCAGTTGTAGGAGAAAATAAAATCATAGGAAATGTTACTCCAGATTTCTTACTTGGAATTAATAATTCATTTTCATATAAAAACATAGAACTTGGGTTTTTGATTGATATTAAATCAGGAGGAGATGTGTTCTCATTTACTGATTTTGTAGCCAGTACAAATGGTAACGATATTAGAACCTTAGAAGGAAGAGAATTTTATACAGGAGGTAATGGTATTATGGTACCAAGTGACGCCGTTGTAGACGGTACATTATCTCCAAGTGTTGCCTCTAGAGGGGTAGACCCAGCAACATACTATCAAAGATTAGGTAATATCTCTGAAAACTGGATTTCTGATGGTAGTTATGTTAAACTAAGACAAGTATCCTTAACGTATAACTTTCCATCTAGTATTTTAGATAGATTTTCGATTGCAAATCTGTCTATAAGCTATATCGGGAGAAACTTAGCAATTCTTCATAAGAATACACAAAATTTTGATCCAGAAGTTGGTTTTAATACCTCTATCCAAGGAATTGAAATTTATGATTTCCCTTCTACCTCTAGCCATGGTGTAAAGTTAAACTTGTCATTTTAA
- a CDS encoding FecR family protein — protein MKKLIEKYLTNTISSSEMMDLSNWLRKDENKEIFKAYILQYYDLNYALQDVDVENEYTTLMKSIRKQKNSYKRWYKWAAIFVGVVGLSSLFLLNTSNEVVTEDNEITLKLENGDVKIIRENNNEKIVNKEGTIVGVYQDDKLEYKNTKVNDKELVYNEVSIPYGKKLQLVLSDGSMVHLNAGSSLKYPVKFLKGKDRKVFLSGEAYFAIAKDKQHPFIVNTQDVNVQALGTKFNVNSYREDNEMNTVLVEGSVGVYKVDEKFDANTSTVLQPGYKFTLNKSQQSINVKEVDVSEYTAWTKGELLFKMKPFSEIIKILERNYDVVITNNYSSLNEKRFLAKFDTETIEQVLISFQSSEEFSFTIEENRITINKR, from the coding sequence TTGAAAAAATTAATTGAAAAATATTTGACCAACACGATTAGCTCTTCAGAAATGATGGATTTATCTAATTGGTTAAGGAAAGATGAAAATAAAGAAATTTTTAAAGCATATATACTACAATATTATGATCTAAATTATGCCTTACAAGATGTAGATGTTGAAAACGAATATACGACATTGATGAAATCCATTAGGAAACAAAAAAATAGTTATAAAAGGTGGTATAAATGGGCTGCTATTTTTGTTGGCGTTGTTGGACTTAGTAGTTTATTTCTTTTAAATACTTCTAATGAGGTAGTTACCGAAGATAATGAGATTACTTTAAAATTAGAAAATGGAGATGTAAAAATTATTCGAGAGAATAACAATGAAAAAATAGTAAATAAAGAAGGAACAATAGTAGGTGTATATCAGGATGATAAGCTCGAATATAAAAATACTAAAGTAAATGATAAGGAGCTTGTATATAATGAGGTGTCAATTCCTTATGGTAAAAAACTACAACTTGTTTTATCCGATGGGAGCATGGTTCATTTAAATGCTGGAAGTTCATTAAAATATCCAGTAAAATTTTTAAAAGGTAAAGATCGAAAAGTATTTTTAAGCGGAGAAGCATATTTTGCAATAGCAAAAGATAAACAACATCCCTTTATTGTAAATACTCAAGATGTAAATGTTCAAGCTTTGGGAACTAAATTTAATGTTAATTCTTATAGAGAAGATAATGAAATGAATACTGTTTTGGTAGAAGGATCAGTTGGAGTTTATAAAGTGGATGAGAAATTTGATGCAAATACTTCTACTGTATTACAGCCAGGTTATAAATTTACTTTGAATAAATCTCAACAGAGTATTAATGTAAAAGAAGTTGATGTTAGTGAGTACACTGCTTGGACTAAAGGAGAGTTGTTGTTTAAAATGAAACCATTTTCTGAAATCATTAAAATATTAGAAAGAAATTATGATGTCGTTATTACAAACAATTATAGTTCACTAAATGAAAAACGTTTTTTAGCAAAATTTGATACAGAAACTATAGAACAAGTACTAATATCTTTTCAGAGTAGTGAAGAATTTTCTTTTACAATTGAAGAAAATAGAATAACAATAAATAAACGATAA
- a CDS encoding RNA polymerase sigma factor, giving the protein MVLKIKKNDEDAFKLIFNELYKPLLAYVTTLTYDTEKAKDIVQNSFIILWNKREILSEESSLKNYLFTVCYRLYIDQYRKDQIRNKVIDELKLSVLKNQIEYNDSTERQLRVKKILAVIEELPPRCKQILLLNKRDGVKYKEIAEKLDVSVKTVESQMRIAFQKIRDSFKNEKIILFISMLKKRSLKYLD; this is encoded by the coding sequence TTGGTTTTAAAAATTAAGAAAAATGATGAAGATGCATTTAAATTAATTTTCAATGAATTGTATAAGCCTTTATTAGCTTACGTAACAACTTTAACATACGACACAGAAAAAGCTAAGGATATTGTTCAGAATTCTTTTATTATTTTATGGAATAAACGAGAAATTTTATCTGAAGAGTCTTCTTTAAAAAATTACCTTTTCACAGTTTGCTACAGATTGTATATTGATCAATACCGTAAAGATCAAATAAGAAACAAGGTAATCGATGAATTAAAACTAAGTGTTTTAAAAAATCAAATCGAATACAATGATTCTACAGAACGGCAATTAAGGGTAAAAAAGATTCTAGCAGTTATTGAAGAGCTTCCTCCACGCTGCAAACAGATTTTATTGCTAAATAAAAGAGACGGGGTAAAGTATAAAGAAATTGCTGAAAAATTAGATGTATCTGTAAAAACCGTTGAATCTCAAATGCGAATAGCTTTTCAAAAAATTAGAGATAGTTTTAAAAATGAGAAAATCATTTTATTTATTTCAATGTTAAAAAAACGTTCTTTAAAATATTTGGACTAA
- a CDS encoding bifunctional folylpolyglutamate synthase/dihydrofolate synthase: MNYRETLDWMFTQLPMYQRQGASAYKVDLHNTIQLAAYLGNPETKFKSIHVAGTNGKGSTSHMLASILQEAGYKVGLYTSPHLKDFRERIRINGVTISEEYVIDFISKHQPYLESNQLSFFEMTVGMAFQYFAESKVDIAVVEVGLGGRLDSTNIITPEISVITNIGLDHTRFLGNTLAAVASEKAGIIKEGVPVIIGRNVEETSKVFVEAANASQSPLYFAEDRNGTIYSSDLKGSYQKENIKTVLQTVGLIKLNGWSITENDIKKGLQNVVKNTHLLGRWQILQENPKVICDTAHNEDGLKMVMKQLIEEEYDHLHIVLGVVDDKDLDTILPLFPVQARYYFSQPNILRGLDEKKLKKEALKFNLIGEEYSSVAEAYKAALQQATEKDVVYVGGSTFVVAEII; encoded by the coding sequence ATGAACTATAGGGAGACCCTCGATTGGATGTTTACCCAATTACCAATGTATCAGCGCCAGGGTGCCAGTGCATACAAAGTAGATCTTCATAATACGATACAATTAGCAGCATATCTAGGAAATCCCGAAACCAAATTTAAAAGTATACACGTAGCAGGAACAAATGGTAAAGGCTCTACTAGTCATATGCTAGCTTCAATACTACAGGAAGCAGGTTATAAAGTAGGATTGTATACTTCGCCGCATCTCAAAGACTTTAGAGAACGCATTCGAATTAACGGAGTTACTATATCTGAAGAATATGTGATTGATTTTATTTCAAAACATCAACCTTATCTCGAATCGAATCAACTTTCTTTTTTTGAAATGACCGTAGGAATGGCATTTCAGTATTTTGCAGAATCAAAGGTAGATATAGCAGTGGTAGAAGTTGGACTAGGGGGAAGATTGGATTCTACTAATATTATTACTCCAGAAATTTCTGTAATTACTAATATAGGATTAGATCATACTCGTTTTTTGGGGAATACATTAGCTGCAGTAGCTTCAGAAAAAGCAGGAATCATTAAAGAAGGTGTGCCAGTTATTATAGGAAGGAATGTAGAAGAGACCTCAAAAGTTTTTGTAGAGGCCGCTAATGCATCCCAAAGTCCTTTGTATTTTGCCGAAGACCGTAATGGTACAATATATTCGTCTGATCTAAAAGGAAGTTATCAAAAAGAAAATATAAAGACTGTTTTACAAACTGTAGGTTTGATTAAGTTAAATGGGTGGAGTATAACTGAAAATGATATTAAGAAAGGACTTCAGAATGTTGTAAAAAACACTCATTTGTTGGGAAGATGGCAGATATTGCAAGAAAACCCTAAAGTGATATGTGATACCGCTCATAACGAAGATGGATTAAAAATGGTGATGAAGCAATTGATTGAAGAAGAATATGATCATCTTCATATAGTATTAGGTGTGGTCGACGATAAAGATTTAGATACTATTTTGCCGTTATTTCCTGTGCAGGCCCGATATTATTTTTCTCAACCTAATATTTTAAGAGGGCTTGATGAGAAAAAATTAAAAAAAGAAGCTTTAAAGTTTAACTTAATAGGAGAAGAGTATAGCTCGGTTGCAGAAGCGTATAAAGCTGCATTACAGCAGGCTACAGAGAAAGATGTTGTTTATGTGGGAGGAAGTACATTTGTTGTTGCAGAAATAATTTAA
- a CDS encoding cell envelope integrity protein TolA has protein sequence MIKLDTKHKKKSFVLTILVHVAIIFLLFYLSLNYMEPEEEGGIAVNFGTTATGSGKIQPNTPIKSSPRQTTPETTSSIPEPQEESPQIKDKVVTQELEDAPVIEKKPKKKPKKKTEKPKEKPKPSDQKPSKNTTKEKPVKKVEEKKPDPKPDKSTLDILNSFSNGPKNDGKAKGGEGDDKSPGDKGSPDGDPNARSYYGTGKGLDGDGNYRLGGRKALNKEKFVQDCNESGIVVVKIEVNQSGKVIRATPGVKGTTNSASCLMGPAKRAALATRFNSDSKAPAKQVGTIIYQFKLSE, from the coding sequence ATGATAAAGCTGGATACAAAACATAAAAAGAAATCCTTTGTGCTTACTATACTAGTGCATGTAGCGATTATCTTTTTATTGTTTTATCTGAGCTTAAATTACATGGAGCCCGAAGAAGAAGGTGGTATTGCTGTAAATTTTGGGACTACAGCAACTGGTTCGGGTAAAATCCAGCCTAATACCCCTATTAAATCCTCACCCAGGCAAACTACTCCAGAAACTACATCATCGATTCCAGAACCACAAGAAGAATCTCCTCAAATAAAAGATAAAGTGGTAACTCAAGAGCTCGAAGATGCACCAGTGATAGAAAAAAAACCAAAAAAGAAACCTAAAAAGAAGACAGAGAAGCCTAAAGAAAAACCGAAACCTTCGGATCAGAAGCCTTCAAAAAATACAACAAAAGAAAAGCCTGTTAAAAAGGTAGAAGAAAAAAAACCAGATCCAAAACCAGATAAGTCTACTTTGGATATTCTAAATAGTTTTTCTAACGGCCCAAAGAATGATGGTAAAGCAAAAGGGGGAGAAGGAGATGATAAATCACCAGGGGATAAAGGAAGCCCGGATGGAGATCCTAATGCCAGGTCATACTACGGAACTGGTAAAGGATTAGATGGAGATGGTAATTATCGATTAGGCGGTAGAAAAGCCCTTAATAAAGAAAAATTTGTTCAGGATTGTAATGAATCAGGTATTGTGGTGGTAAAAATAGAAGTTAACCAAAGCGGAAAAGTGATTAGAGCCACTCCTGGAGTTAAAGGAACGACCAATAGTGCTTCATGTTTAATGGGGCCAGCAAAAAGAGCAGCCTTGGCTACGCGGTTTAATAGCGATTCTAAAGCTCCGGCAAAGCAAGTAGGAACAATTATTTATCAGTTTAAACTTTCTGAATAA
- a CDS encoding ExbD/TolR family protein, which translates to MNLRGRNKVSPEFSMSSMTDIVFLLLVFFLLTSPAITPEALDLILPKAKGKSSNVQNISVSITNKLQYYIDEERISQSSLESTLLSRLQGKNEPTIILRAEEGVPIEKAVGVMDIANRNKFKVILAVRPE; encoded by the coding sequence ATGAATTTAAGAGGAAGAAATAAAGTTAGTCCAGAGTTTAGTATGTCTTCTATGACAGATATTGTATTTCTGTTATTAGTTTTCTTTTTACTAACATCTCCTGCGATTACTCCAGAAGCTTTGGATTTAATATTACCAAAAGCCAAAGGAAAGAGTTCTAATGTGCAAAATATATCGGTAAGTATTACTAATAAGTTACAATACTATATCGATGAAGAGCGTATAAGTCAAAGTAGTTTAGAATCTACATTATTATCACGATTACAAGGAAAAAATGAACCTACCATTATTCTAAGAGCAGAAGAAGGGGTTCCTATAGAAAAGGCAGTTGGTGTAATGGATATTGCCAATAGAAATAAATTTAAAGTAATATTAGCCGTTAGGCCCGAATAG
- a CDS encoding MotA/TolQ/ExbB proton channel family protein: protein MLGALAQNTPEIDPQVEENTLSIMDLLLSGGTGAIVIISILFVLLFVAVYIYFERIFAIKAASKYDESFMDKIRDSVVSGKIEAAKILCAQTNNPIARLTEKGISRIGHSLEDINKAIENAGRLEVYKLEKNVSILATVAGAAPMIGFLGTVIGMIIAFHNLASSSGTADMGVLAEGIYTAMTTTVGGLVVGIVAYIGYNHLVVRTDKVIHSMEANAVDFLDLLNEPA, encoded by the coding sequence ATGCTTGGTGCTTTAGCCCAAAATACCCCAGAAATTGATCCGCAAGTAGAAGAGAATACATTGTCCATTATGGACCTTTTACTTAGTGGTGGAACAGGAGCAATCGTAATCATATCGATTCTTTTTGTATTACTATTTGTCGCTGTGTATATTTATTTTGAAAGAATTTTTGCAATTAAAGCAGCTTCAAAATATGATGAAAGTTTTATGGATAAGATTAGAGATAGCGTGGTGAGTGGTAAAATTGAAGCCGCAAAAATTTTATGTGCACAGACGAATAACCCTATAGCAAGATTGACCGAAAAAGGAATTTCGAGAATAGGGCATTCGTTAGAAGATATTAATAAAGCAATAGAAAATGCTGGTAGACTTGAAGTGTATAAACTAGAAAAAAATGTTAGTATTCTTGCTACAGTGGCAGGAGCTGCTCCTATGATTGGTTTTCTAGGAACGGTAATAGGTATGATTATTGCATTCCATAATCTGGCATCAAGTTCGGGAACAGCAGATATGGGTGTTTTAGCCGAAGGTATTTATACGGCAATGACAACAACTGTTGGTGGACTAGTAGTTGGGATTGTAGCCTATATAGGATATAATCATTTGGTGGTTCGTACAGATAAAGTGATCCACAGTATGGAAGCTAATGCTGTAGATTTCTTAGACTTGTTAAACGAACCTGCGTAA
- the nhaB gene encoding sodium/proton antiporter NhaB translates to MFKYFLGSSPKWFKTVMIGFLIFNVFSYFLLGPTVTAWLFIGEFIFTLAMALKCYPLQSGGLLAIEILALNLTTPKKAYHEVDQNLEVVLLLVFMVAGIYFMKPLLMYIFSKVFTKIKSKMVLSLLFVFLAAILSAFLDALTVTAVLISVTVGFYGVYHKIHSGSGDFDESGVLDRKELSGETLEQFRSFLRSLVMHGVVGTALGGVCTLVGEPQNLLIGERMGWDFIQFFLKMAPITIPVLGAGLLTTIVLESTKSFGFGAKLPEVARRIIESYTEDEDANRSDKSKYGLIVQAVSAVLLIIGLALHLAPVGLIGLALIIVQTAFMGITEEHQLGKAFEEALPFTGLIVVFFVIVAMIHDQHLFTPIIDWALSLDPGQQPSMFYVANGVLSMISDNVFVATVYIGEVEQAFNNGAISREQFEKLAIAINTGTNLPSVATPNGQAAFLFLLTSSLAPLIGLSYTKMVKMAFPYTIVLGGIGLLGVIYIL, encoded by the coding sequence ATGTTCAAGTATTTTTTAGGGAGCAGTCCGAAATGGTTTAAAACCGTAATGATCGGATTTTTGATTTTTAATGTATTTTCTTATTTTCTTTTAGGGCCAACTGTAACCGCATGGTTGTTTATTGGGGAGTTTATTTTCACCCTTGCCATGGCGCTTAAATGCTATCCGTTACAATCGGGAGGATTATTAGCGATAGAAATCCTGGCATTAAATCTCACAACACCCAAAAAAGCATATCATGAAGTAGATCAGAACTTAGAGGTAGTTTTACTATTAGTTTTTATGGTTGCAGGGATTTATTTTATGAAGCCCTTGCTAATGTATATTTTTAGTAAAGTATTTACTAAAATAAAATCCAAGATGGTATTGTCGCTATTGTTTGTATTTCTGGCGGCAATACTTTCTGCATTTTTGGATGCTTTGACAGTAACAGCTGTTTTAATAAGTGTTACGGTAGGATTTTATGGAGTATATCACAAAATTCATTCTGGGTCAGGAGATTTTGATGAGAGTGGGGTTTTGGATAGAAAAGAATTAAGTGGAGAAACTTTAGAGCAGTTTAGAAGTTTCTTAAGAAGTTTGGTGATGCACGGGGTAGTAGGAACAGCATTGGGAGGTGTATGTACCTTGGTAGGAGAACCGCAAAACTTACTTATCGGAGAACGAATGGGATGGGATTTTATACAATTCTTTTTAAAAATGGCACCAATTACAATACCTGTTCTGGGGGCAGGGTTGCTTACAACAATAGTTTTAGAAAGTACAAAGTCATTCGGTTTTGGAGCAAAATTACCAGAAGTTGCCAGAAGGATTATAGAAAGCTATACAGAAGATGAAGATGCAAACAGATCTGATAAATCTAAATATGGATTAATCGTTCAAGCAGTATCTGCAGTACTTTTGATTATTGGTTTAGCATTGCATCTGGCACCAGTTGGTCTTATAGGCTTAGCATTAATTATTGTTCAGACTGCTTTTATGGGAATTACAGAAGAACATCAATTAGGAAAAGCTTTTGAAGAAGCACTTCCGTTTACAGGTTTGATTGTGGTTTTCTTTGTTATAGTAGCAATGATACATGACCAACATCTTTTTACACCAATTATTGATTGGGCATTATCCTTAGATCCGGGCCAACAACCTTCTATGTTTTATGTGGCTAATGGAGTTTTATCAATGATTAGTGATAACGTTTTTGTCGCAACAGTATATATAGGAGAAGTAGAACAAGCGTTTAATAATGGAGCAATATCACGAGAACAGTTCGAAAAATTAGCAATTGCAATTAATACAGGAACAAATTTACCTAGTGTTGCAACACCTAATGGTCAAGCTGCGTTTTTATTTTTACTAACCTCTTCCTTAGCACCGTTAATTGGATTGTCATATACTAAAATGGTAAAGATGGCTTTTCCATATACAATAGTGCTCGGAGGTATTGGTTTATTAGGAGTTATATATATATTATAA